The following are encoded together in the Janthinobacterium sp. Marseille genome:
- a CDS encoding ATP-dependent endonuclease yields the protein MHLAELNITNFRKLRDAKLRFQAGLNVLVGANNVGKSAVVDALRALLAGQEEPYPRLDVADRHRPAEGEPEGDIDFHYVFRGLDRDDEADFLAALKAGGDGQMEIHIHVRYFDADKTGRFRVKRWCGDHEDVPLLSDMMENLRGVYLQPLRDASQSLRPSRNSQLSRLLHLLTDDAGRDGINAALQKLDEELKQHAPMISTQSAIATRHGDMLGEQLKQALTVGLSASDFQRLSSRLSLSVDQFEIEQNGLGFNNLIFMAVVLSELAKNTDATYRGLIVEEPEAHLHPQLQAVLLRYLASLQAVAGEKPVQLFVTSHSPNFASNANLDCLACLVESEGHVETFFPRDVTFEKGKREKLERYLDVTRAEIFFARRVIFVEGAAELMLIDALATLAGYDLRGHGVSLISVEGLNFDSFLPLFGENALKIPVALITDADPQRELEEGENDDDNDDDDAEDVAIEEDGVQPKRKRAKAVYPALGEEIKVSANTAKMKALEDRYVKVFHGVKTLEYDLALHANAREAMLTALADPHPKIAKSLRKIVDAENDNTDKARVLFRGMFERSQNNVQKGRFGQALAQVISEGVVCDVPAYIKSAVEHVCKEEPH from the coding sequence TTGCATTTAGCGGAATTAAACATAACCAATTTTCGCAAGCTGCGCGATGCAAAACTGCGATTCCAAGCTGGATTGAACGTTCTGGTTGGAGCCAACAATGTCGGCAAGAGTGCTGTTGTGGACGCGCTTCGTGCGTTACTCGCCGGACAGGAAGAGCCTTACCCGCGACTAGACGTCGCTGATCGGCATCGCCCCGCTGAAGGTGAACCGGAAGGCGATATTGATTTTCATTATGTGTTTCGTGGCTTAGACCGAGACGACGAAGCTGACTTTCTTGCGGCTCTTAAAGCAGGAGGTGACGGCCAGATGGAAATACATATTCATGTCCGATATTTTGACGCAGATAAAACTGGCCGTTTCCGCGTAAAACGATGGTGTGGTGATCATGAAGATGTTCCTCTGTTGTCAGATATGATGGAGAACCTTCGTGGGGTCTATCTGCAGCCGCTTCGCGATGCATCACAAAGCCTTCGGCCTAGTCGAAACAGTCAATTATCGCGTTTACTGCACCTTCTCACTGACGACGCAGGACGGGACGGTATCAACGCGGCTTTACAAAAATTGGACGAAGAGCTTAAACAACATGCGCCGATGATCAGCACTCAGAGCGCTATTGCAACTCGTCACGGCGACATGCTGGGCGAGCAGCTCAAACAAGCATTGACTGTCGGGCTTAGCGCAAGCGATTTTCAACGTCTCTCCTCACGCCTATCTCTATCAGTAGACCAGTTTGAGATCGAACAGAATGGTCTTGGCTTCAATAATTTGATTTTCATGGCGGTAGTTCTAAGCGAATTGGCCAAGAATACTGACGCCACTTATCGAGGATTGATTGTTGAAGAGCCTGAAGCCCATCTGCATCCGCAGTTACAGGCTGTATTGCTGCGCTATTTGGCGAGTCTTCAGGCAGTAGCAGGAGAGAAACCAGTCCAACTGTTCGTTACCAGCCATTCCCCAAACTTTGCGAGCAACGCTAATCTTGATTGTCTTGCTTGTTTAGTTGAGTCAGAAGGCCATGTAGAAACATTTTTCCCTCGCGATGTGACATTTGAAAAAGGTAAGCGCGAGAAGCTTGAGCGCTATCTCGACGTCACACGCGCAGAGATATTTTTTGCACGGCGTGTAATTTTTGTTGAGGGTGCAGCTGAGCTTATGCTCATCGATGCTCTAGCGACACTCGCCGGTTATGATCTACGCGGCCACGGTGTAAGTCTCATCAGCGTCGAAGGACTGAACTTTGATTCGTTCTTGCCGCTGTTTGGTGAAAACGCCTTGAAGATACCTGTCGCTTTGATCACTGACGCTGACCCACAGAGAGAATTGGAAGAAGGCGAAAATGACGATGATAACGATGATGACGACGCAGAAGATGTTGCGATTGAAGAAGATGGTGTGCAACCAAAACGAAAGAGAGCCAAAGCAGTGTATCCAGCACTGGGCGAAGAAATAAAAGTATCTGCCAACACGGCAAAGATGAAAGCATTGGAAGACCGTTATGTAAAAGTATTTCACGGTGTAAAAACATTGGAATACGATTTGGCTCTACATGCAAATGCTCGGGAAGCAATGCTGACGGCCTTGGCTGACCCTCATCCAAAAATTGCCAAATCTTTACGGAAAATCGTAGACGCGGAGAATGACAACACTGACAAAGCTCGCGTACTGTTTCGCGGCATGTTTGAACGGAGCCAAAACAATGTGCAGAAAGGACGCTTTGGCCAAGCTTTGGCTCAAGTGATTAGTGAAGGTGTAGTTTGCGACGTGCCTGCTTATATTAAAAGCGCAGTTGAGCACGTGTGCAAAGAAGAACCACACTGA
- a CDS encoding ATP-dependent helicase, whose product MDLSAEQQAIINAPLAPLAVIACAGSGKTATAVRRLVEMRRLLADSRARVALLSFSNVAVDTFRQSYQTLAQTLPNGAGRSRVDFETLDGFITSHILRPHAYRTMGSQRAAFLVTGTEPFLSGFTCRRDPFPLPITDMKVGFENNELFFYYDFQGNIKRLDQNAASLAVRRLGRTGAYTHDLGRYWAYHTLIDQPLILRALVRRYPHVLVDESQDIGLLHQAILELLMRAGVQVSLIGDPNQSIYEFAGANGMFLRDYHRREEVTAFSLTRNYRSRPSIQAIANHISGRNDEPHRPIDPGTHGVYFIGYSNPELPGLLDAFHAEVANLGMRIENAAILCRSSKLADQLAGVNEPSGRGIVKHFVEAALHRDMHGRFQDAYKAVVRGIVSLLDGPPQGLLASLSHPAHDRSLQDLRRRLWAFSREVETGLPSSELPAMDSWHPLMLARVRTLLQEIHQDFGMVPTDNLGHKLARTGLPAGPLGAGADLAAERGPRIRVGTVHHVKGESIDAVLYVATRPHLQAMLDGVETELGRIGYVAVTRACNLLWLAVPSAALREMRPALLAAGFQEAGDR is encoded by the coding sequence ATGGACCTATCTGCCGAACAACAGGCCATCATCAATGCGCCCTTAGCACCTCTTGCAGTCATTGCTTGCGCTGGTAGTGGAAAAACAGCGACTGCAGTACGTCGCCTCGTTGAGATGCGCAGGCTACTGGCCGACAGTCGCGCAAGAGTAGCTCTGTTATCTTTTTCGAATGTCGCTGTGGATACCTTCCGGCAAAGCTACCAGACACTGGCACAAACATTACCGAATGGTGCTGGCCGAAGTCGGGTCGATTTTGAAACGCTAGATGGCTTTATTACTAGCCACATACTTCGGCCACATGCATACCGCACAATGGGTTCGCAAAGAGCCGCGTTTTTGGTGACGGGTACAGAGCCATTCCTCAGTGGATTCACATGTAGGCGGGACCCATTCCCGCTTCCGATTACTGATATGAAAGTTGGCTTTGAGAACAACGAGCTGTTCTTTTATTACGACTTCCAAGGAAATATTAAACGTCTAGACCAAAACGCAGCCTCTTTGGCTGTGAGGCGACTTGGGCGTACCGGGGCGTACACCCATGACCTAGGTCGGTATTGGGCTTACCATACATTGATCGACCAACCACTTATATTGCGAGCATTGGTCCGACGTTATCCGCACGTTTTAGTCGATGAATCACAAGATATTGGATTGCTACATCAAGCTATACTTGAGTTACTGATGCGCGCAGGCGTACAGGTCTCCCTTATCGGCGATCCTAATCAGAGTATTTACGAGTTCGCGGGTGCCAACGGTATGTTTCTACGTGATTACCATCGACGCGAAGAGGTCACTGCATTCTCCCTTACACGCAACTATCGTTCCCGACCATCCATACAAGCAATCGCCAATCACATTTCTGGCCGGAATGACGAACCTCATCGACCGATTGATCCTGGTACACATGGTGTTTATTTCATTGGTTACAGCAATCCTGAGTTGCCAGGTCTGCTTGATGCTTTCCATGCGGAAGTAGCTAATCTAGGCATGCGCATAGAGAATGCAGCCATTCTTTGTCGCTCGTCCAAATTGGCGGATCAACTTGCCGGAGTCAACGAGCCGTCTGGCCGAGGAATAGTTAAACATTTTGTAGAAGCTGCTCTCCATCGCGACATGCATGGCCGTTTTCAAGACGCGTATAAAGCCGTAGTACGAGGAATCGTTAGTTTGCTTGACGGCCCGCCACAAGGCCTGCTGGCAAGTCTTAGTCATCCTGCTCATGACCGCTCACTGCAAGATCTTCGCCGCCGGCTATGGGCATTTTCACGGGAGGTTGAAACCGGGCTGCCATCATCCGAATTGCCTGCGATGGATAGCTGGCATCCTTTAATGCTAGCGCGCGTGCGCACACTACTACAAGAGATTCATCAAGACTTCGGTATGGTGCCAACTGACAATCTGGGGCATAAGCTTGCTCGAACTGGATTACCAGCTGGGCCACTCGGTGCGGGAGCTGACCTTGCTGCTGAGCGTGGTCCCCGTATTCGTGTCGGAACCGTCCATCATGTCAAGGGAGAAAGCATTGACGCTGTCTTATATGTAGCGACGCGTCCCCATTTGCAAGCAATGCTGGACGGCGTGGAGACTGAGTTGGGCCGGATAGGATATGTGGCAGTGACTCGTGCGTGCAATCTTCTTTGGTTAGCCGTTCCATCGGCCGCCTTACGAGAAATGCGGCCGGCTTTATTGGCCGCAGGTTTTCAAGAGGCCGGAGACCGCTGA
- a CDS encoding HNH endonuclease signature motif containing protein produces the protein MSKNKELNIFEAAVLLSISPELLRWLTKYGAKSDGKKKLKVLRKAGDMLFFDQDELVTFSNWLAEPWPTKKNTRPIIPAGILTEIKTEAAGQCAICHSHKDSCEAAHIEPVSQSKNNHPHNLLWLCANHHTKYDKGTLGPMSGQEEFVKGLKIVLLSMSKILYESKAEGAKIIFHIIETCRRAALLNPTTPEQIASVATLAEDSLDKLIGVKNNKKQSSKDFTAFKKLGELASSKSFEKTRPIKERLELVATLREDFREAAGMCDCPLCKGTGIRNGDDCFLCHGDGVVSNNAAASFDARDFDLVNCPLCEGVGIRHDDDCPVCRGDKHIERRFADFMDLGDYSTVDCPLCEGSGGYEQHDCPECHGDGSMDRRFAELIDLKDYTDVNCPLCNGSGQRDDHDCEVCQGDKVIPRKEAERVDVSAYEMVYCPLCDGEGRYDGDDCPYCGGEQQVASSYAEAFDKRDFDMVECPLCDGKGTNEDNDCGACDGSGEVTRKAAEQLHD, from the coding sequence ATGTCCAAAAATAAAGAACTCAACATCTTTGAAGCTGCAGTATTACTTTCTATTTCTCCAGAGTTGCTGCGCTGGTTAACAAAATATGGTGCCAAGTCAGACGGCAAGAAAAAGTTGAAGGTGTTGCGTAAAGCAGGTGACATGCTTTTCTTTGATCAAGACGAGCTTGTAACCTTTTCTAACTGGCTTGCAGAACCTTGGCCAACAAAAAAAAATACGCGACCTATCATCCCTGCAGGTATCTTGACTGAGATAAAAACAGAAGCGGCGGGACAATGCGCAATATGCCACAGCCATAAAGATAGTTGTGAAGCCGCTCATATTGAGCCTGTCTCGCAGTCGAAAAACAATCATCCACACAACCTACTTTGGTTATGCGCGAATCATCACACTAAATACGACAAAGGTACTTTAGGACCCATGAGCGGGCAGGAGGAGTTTGTAAAGGGTCTCAAAATAGTTCTGCTTAGCATGTCGAAAATTTTATATGAGAGTAAGGCCGAGGGCGCGAAGATAATTTTTCATATCATCGAAACATGTCGACGAGCGGCATTGCTTAATCCGACCACACCAGAGCAAATAGCCTCGGTTGCAACGCTTGCAGAGGATTCGCTAGATAAACTGATTGGAGTAAAAAATAATAAGAAACAATCGTCCAAAGATTTCACTGCATTCAAAAAACTAGGGGAACTTGCATCCAGTAAAAGTTTTGAGAAAACGCGTCCTATCAAAGAACGTCTGGAATTGGTAGCAACCCTACGAGAAGATTTTCGCGAAGCCGCTGGCATGTGTGATTGTCCATTGTGCAAAGGCACTGGAATTAGAAACGGCGACGATTGCTTTTTGTGTCATGGCGATGGTGTTGTATCTAACAACGCGGCAGCGTCTTTTGACGCTCGTGACTTCGATTTAGTTAACTGCCCACTTTGCGAAGGTGTCGGGATTCGACATGACGATGACTGTCCAGTATGTCGAGGTGACAAACATATAGAGCGCAGATTCGCGGATTTTATGGATTTGGGCGATTACAGCACAGTGGATTGCCCACTTTGTGAAGGTTCTGGCGGATATGAGCAACATGATTGCCCTGAATGTCACGGAGATGGTTCGATGGATCGAAGGTTTGCTGAGTTGATCGATTTAAAGGACTATACCGATGTCAACTGTCCTCTCTGTAACGGTAGTGGACAACGTGATGATCATGATTGCGAAGTATGCCAAGGTGACAAGGTAATTCCTCGCAAAGAGGCCGAGAGAGTTGATGTTTCTGCATATGAGATGGTGTATTGTCCGCTCTGCGACGGTGAGGGTCGATATGATGGGGATGATTGCCCGTACTGCGGCGGTGAGCAACAAGTAGCAAGTAGTTATGCGGAGGCGTTTGATAAACGGGACTTCGATATGGTCGAATGTCCTCTGTGCGACGGAAAAGGTACTAATGAAGATAACGATTGCGGCGCTTGTGACGGCAGTGGGGAAGTTACTAGAAAAGCGGCAGAACAGTTGCATGACTAA
- a CDS encoding SIR2 family protein: MSAFFEIAYAAASRRLCLFTGSGFSKAITENNALGREELLEKSCSSLANAKAMRTALFPKNKSKPMPLEDIAQVLNLELAKTGKNIHDEVAKRISKIKLSGDNSVIEKLFNENAICIVTMAYDKLVEALTDKRKYHSITPGLPIPGATSKSPIYHIHGSIDSPANMALTSDDCTNYLKYEFYFSQKIEEIFQEKTIVFLGYSLTDINLKKIINQHQEFSKKRSNYGNIFLVIRSAVSRRVKDYYAHFYGIKVIDQIEIHTFFEKVEEQMDEARKFSFSSIENLKNVLSQGHFFEDQYLKINTSFFEIITTLTVIGRKTNEPMAVAMLGNIIQKKIQLTRQDDGWEQHVQLARWLCLIASILDFRELPTRNVFLNAALHSMNSMSRDYCHGHSWLVHRVWSNSWPCLLTQNKKILRNHIRDKSKRPDALSLVGWIK; this comes from the coding sequence TTGAGTGCGTTTTTTGAAATCGCCTATGCAGCGGCATCAAGGCGTTTATGTCTATTTACCGGAAGTGGTTTTTCAAAGGCCATCACTGAAAACAATGCGCTAGGCCGGGAAGAGCTTTTGGAAAAAAGCTGCAGCTCCCTGGCCAATGCAAAAGCCATGAGAACGGCTTTATTCCCAAAAAATAAAAGCAAGCCCATGCCTCTCGAGGACATCGCCCAGGTTCTTAATTTGGAGTTGGCAAAAACAGGAAAAAATATTCACGATGAAGTAGCGAAGAGAATATCGAAGATAAAATTATCTGGCGATAACTCTGTCATAGAAAAACTCTTTAACGAGAATGCCATCTGCATTGTCACAATGGCCTATGACAAGCTGGTAGAGGCACTTACCGATAAAAGAAAATACCACTCCATTACACCGGGCCTTCCAATACCCGGAGCCACTTCCAAGTCACCTATTTATCATATCCATGGTTCGATAGACTCGCCCGCGAATATGGCGCTGACATCTGACGATTGCACCAACTATCTCAAATATGAATTCTATTTTTCGCAAAAAATAGAAGAGATATTCCAGGAAAAAACGATTGTTTTCCTTGGATATTCGCTCACTGATATCAACCTGAAGAAAATAATCAACCAACATCAGGAATTTTCAAAGAAGCGATCCAATTATGGAAATATATTCCTGGTAATACGCAGCGCAGTAAGCCGACGGGTAAAAGACTATTATGCGCACTTCTATGGCATCAAAGTCATTGATCAGATTGAGATTCATACCTTCTTTGAAAAGGTAGAAGAGCAAATGGATGAGGCAAGAAAATTTTCTTTCTCCTCCATAGAAAATTTAAAAAATGTGCTTTCGCAAGGTCATTTTTTCGAAGACCAATACTTAAAGATAAATACCTCCTTCTTTGAAATAATCACAACATTAACCGTCATCGGCAGAAAAACGAATGAACCCATGGCCGTGGCAATGCTCGGGAATATCATACAAAAGAAGATTCAGCTCACCAGGCAAGATGACGGATGGGAGCAACATGTGCAATTGGCCAGATGGTTATGTCTGATTGCATCAATTCTGGATTTCCGTGAACTGCCTACGCGAAATGTTTTTTTAAACGCAGCACTACACTCGATGAATTCAATGTCCAGGGATTATTGCCATGGACATTCCTGGCTTGTTCATAGGGTATGGAGTAATAGCTGGCCTTGTTTACTGACCCAGAACAAAAAGATATTGAGAAACCACATTAGGGACAAATCCAAACGCCCCGACGCGCTCTCCCTTGTGGGCTGGATTAAGTAA
- a CDS encoding Rrf2 family transcriptional regulator, protein MSYISSGVEYGLHCLLFLTRSSAAVEEASVRDLAELQGVPHDFLAKLFTKLVKAGLVVSTEGVKGGVRLARLPERITVHDVIVAIDGDKSLFDCREIRGRCAVFDSNAPAWATRGVCSIDAVMQLAEKAMRAELKQHTLADLAQRTNDKAPAAFGGQVVTWLNDRATNRRGDKPESTGAKTRKRA, encoded by the coding sequence ATGTCTTACATCAGTTCGGGAGTGGAGTACGGTTTGCATTGCCTGTTGTTCCTGACCCGTTCGTCAGCAGCGGTAGAAGAAGCGAGCGTCCGGGATCTGGCCGAACTTCAAGGTGTTCCACACGATTTTCTAGCCAAGCTTTTTACGAAACTGGTAAAGGCCGGACTGGTAGTTTCCACTGAAGGTGTCAAGGGTGGGGTCAGGCTTGCCAGGCTTCCGGAACGAATTACGGTTCACGATGTAATAGTTGCTATCGATGGCGATAAGTCATTGTTTGATTGTCGGGAAATTCGCGGCCGATGTGCGGTGTTCGACAGTAATGCACCGGCTTGGGCGACACGAGGCGTATGCTCAATCGATGCGGTTATGCAATTGGCTGAGAAAGCGATGCGTGCCGAACTGAAGCAGCATACGCTGGCCGACCTTGCGCAACGTACAAATGATAAGGCTCCTGCTGCTTTCGGTGGACAGGTTGTCACCTGGTTGAATGACAGAGCCACAAATCGCCGGGGCGACAAACCTGAATCAACAGGTGCAAAGACGCGTAAGCGTGCTTGA
- a CDS encoding NAD(P)/FAD-dependent oxidoreductase yields MSKRILVIGAGFAGMWSALASARLLDQVGRSDVEIILIAPEPKLHVRPRLYEQNPEGMKAPLQEIFNAVGVTFIQGLVQQIDVANQELSITETGVDTASRKIKYDRLVLAAGSRLHCPQIPGLKEHAFNVDQIADAAVLESHIHGLAQKTESTARNTVVVAGAGFTGIETAAEMPARLREVFGQDASVNVIMVERADAIGPDLGAGPRPVITQALTELGVTWKLGSGVASVDSNGVTLENGERIDADTVIWTAGARASTLTAQIPAERDNFGRLHVDRNLKVKGLATVFATGDCAYAATDDEGNFAMMSCQHAMNLGRSAGHNVAADLVGETPIPYSQAKYVTCLDLGPWGAVYTEGWDRQVKLSGAEAKALKTKINTEWIYPPNADRAEVFVLADPRRIVVA; encoded by the coding sequence ATGTCAAAACGCATTCTTGTTATCGGCGCCGGCTTTGCCGGTATGTGGAGCGCACTGGCCTCAGCCCGTTTGCTTGATCAGGTAGGCCGCAGCGACGTGGAAATCATCCTGATCGCCCCTGAACCAAAACTACACGTCCGCCCCCGCCTGTATGAACAAAACCCTGAAGGAATGAAGGCCCCCTTGCAAGAAATTTTCAATGCTGTCGGTGTCACGTTCATTCAGGGCCTCGTTCAGCAAATTGATGTCGCGAACCAGGAACTGAGCATTACTGAAACTGGAGTAGATACGGCATCCCGGAAGATCAAATATGACCGTCTGGTACTGGCCGCAGGCAGCCGCCTGCATTGCCCACAGATACCGGGACTTAAGGAGCATGCATTCAATGTCGATCAGATCGCTGACGCAGCTGTGCTTGAATCGCATATCCACGGCTTGGCTCAAAAAACGGAAAGCACTGCGCGTAATACAGTGGTAGTAGCTGGCGCCGGCTTCACCGGCATCGAGACTGCCGCCGAGATGCCGGCCCGGCTGCGAGAAGTATTTGGACAGGATGCCTCGGTGAACGTAATCATGGTGGAGCGTGCTGACGCAATAGGGCCGGACCTTGGTGCCGGACCGCGACCAGTAATCACCCAGGCCTTAACTGAACTTGGTGTCACATGGAAACTCGGCTCAGGAGTTGCTTCTGTGGACTCGAACGGTGTGACGCTTGAAAACGGAGAGCGCATTGACGCGGACACTGTCATCTGGACTGCCGGTGCACGTGCCAGCACGCTGACTGCACAAATTCCGGCAGAACGCGACAACTTTGGACGACTTCATGTTGATCGCAACTTGAAGGTCAAAGGCCTTGCGACAGTATTTGCCACAGGTGATTGCGCTTACGCGGCTACCGATGACGAAGGAAATTTCGCCATGATGTCATGCCAGCATGCAATGAATCTTGGTCGATCCGCCGGGCATAATGTGGCAGCAGACCTGGTGGGCGAAACCCCGATTCCATATAGCCAGGCGAAATATGTTACCTGCCTGGATCTTGGCCCGTGGGGCGCGGTATACACAGAAGGATGGGATCGCCAGGTCAAACTATCAGGAGCTGAAGCCAAGGCCCTGAAAACGAAAATCAACACTGAATGGATCTATCCGCCGAATGCGGATCGCGCCGAAGTTTTTGTCCTGGCAGATCCGCGTCGCATCGTTGTAGCCTGA